The following are encoded in a window of Pseudalgibacter alginicilyticus genomic DNA:
- the lipA gene encoding lipoyl synthase gives MNTETASNILPEERKPKPKWLRVKLPTGKKYTELRGLVDKYKLNTICTSGSCPNMGECWGEGTATFMILGNVCTRSCGFCGVKTGRPEMVDWDEPEKVARSIKLMKIKHAVLTSVDRDDLKDMGSIMWSETVKAVRRMNPETTLETLIPDFQGIENHIDRIINVAPEVVSHNIETVRRLTREVRIQAQYDRSMGVLKYLKQQGQRRTKSGIMLGLGETREEVIATLHDLKENDVDVVTIGQYLQPSKKHLPVKQFISPEQFKEYENIGLELGFRHVESSALVRSSYKAQKHIN, from the coding sequence ATGAATACAGAAACGGCATCCAATATACTACCAGAAGAACGTAAACCAAAACCCAAATGGCTTCGTGTCAAACTACCAACAGGTAAAAAATACACCGAATTAAGAGGTTTGGTTGATAAATATAAACTGAATACCATTTGTACTTCAGGAAGTTGTCCAAATATGGGGGAATGTTGGGGAGAAGGCACTGCTACTTTTATGATTTTAGGTAATGTTTGCACACGCTCTTGTGGTTTTTGTGGCGTAAAAACTGGGCGACCAGAAATGGTTGACTGGGATGAACCTGAAAAAGTAGCTCGATCTATAAAACTCATGAAAATTAAGCATGCAGTTTTAACAAGTGTAGATAGGGATGATTTAAAAGACATGGGAAGTATCATGTGGTCTGAAACTGTTAAAGCTGTTAGGAGAATGAATCCTGAAACAACTTTAGAAACTTTAATCCCCGATTTTCAAGGCATAGAAAATCATATTGATAGAATTATTAATGTAGCACCTGAAGTCGTTTCTCATAATATTGAAACCGTTAGACGGTTAACTCGCGAAGTTAGAATTCAAGCCCAATATGATAGAAGTATGGGCGTATTAAAATATTTAAAACAACAAGGTCAACGCCGAACAAAATCTGGAATCATGTTAGGTTTAGGTGAAACCAGAGAAGAAGTAATTGCTACACTTCACGATCTTAAAGAAAATGATGTAGATGTGGTTACTATTGGTCAATACTTGCAACCAAGTAAAAAGCACCTCCCAGTAAAACAGTTTATAAGCCCAGAACAGTTTAAAGAATACGAAAATATAGGTT
- a CDS encoding Nramp family divalent metal transporter, with translation MIQKLKNFGPGLLFAGAAIGVSHLVQSTRAGADYGMGLIWALLLVNLFKYPFFQFGARYAAATGESLLDGYKKLGKKVLIVFYIINFATVFTFLTAVTIVTAGLASTLFGNYFDIKTWTVIVLIVCIAILIIGKYKLLDKLIKIIIITLSLSTILAVCIALSNNTNPISFKQILPKNNLDIAFLIAFMGWMPAPLDVSIWQSLWTIEKNNETKRYSQKSALFDFNVGYVSSIILGTGFLILGALVMFNSGETFSSSAGVFSNQLINMYTTNLGDWAYIIIGSAAFTTMFSTTITTLDASSRVMVKATDLLFIKTSTFNYVFWTVLLTIGTIFIFFFLASEMGLLIKIATILSFITAPFFALINYKLIISRHTPKEWHPSKALHILSWMGILFLIGFSIWYLTTL, from the coding sequence GTGATACAAAAACTTAAAAATTTTGGTCCAGGTCTTTTGTTTGCTGGTGCTGCCATAGGAGTTTCTCATTTAGTACAATCTACTCGAGCTGGAGCTGATTATGGCATGGGATTAATTTGGGCTCTTTTACTGGTAAATTTATTTAAATATCCATTTTTTCAATTTGGAGCAAGATATGCCGCAGCCACTGGAGAAAGTTTATTAGATGGCTATAAAAAACTTGGCAAAAAGGTATTGATTGTTTTTTACATTATTAATTTCGCTACCGTATTTACTTTCCTTACTGCAGTAACCATTGTAACAGCTGGTTTGGCCTCTACCCTTTTTGGTAATTATTTTGATATAAAAACATGGACAGTTATTGTTCTAATAGTTTGTATCGCTATTTTAATAATTGGCAAGTATAAACTATTAGATAAATTAATAAAAATTATTATCATTACACTTAGCTTAAGTACCATTTTAGCTGTTTGTATAGCATTATCAAATAATACAAACCCCATATCGTTCAAACAAATACTTCCTAAAAACAACTTAGATATTGCCTTTTTAATTGCATTTATGGGTTGGATGCCAGCCCCCTTAGATGTTTCTATTTGGCAATCGTTATGGACTATTGAAAAAAACAATGAAACCAAACGATACTCACAAAAATCTGCTTTATTCGATTTTAATGTCGGCTACGTAAGTTCTATAATTTTAGGTACTGGTTTTTTAATATTAGGAGCATTAGTAATGTTTAATAGTGGTGAAACATTTAGTAGTTCGGCAGGAGTTTTTTCAAATCAATTAATAAATATGTACACTACAAATTTAGGTGATTGGGCTTATATTATTATTGGTAGTGCTGCATTTACTACCATGTTTAGCACCACAATTACTACATTAGATGCCTCGTCTAGGGTTATGGTTAAAGCCACAGATTTATTATTTATAAAAACCTCAACATTTAATTATGTTTTTTGGACTGTCTTATTAACCATTGGCACTATTTTTATCTTTTTCTTCTTAGCCTCAGAAATGGGACTACTCATTAAAATAGCTACTATCTTATCATTCATAACAGCACCTTTTTTTGCCCTCATCAATTATAAGCTTATTATAAGCAGGCACACACCTAAAGAATGGCATCCTTCTAAGGCTCTTCATATTTTAAGCTGGATGGGAATCTTATTTTTAATAGGTTTTAGCATTTGGTATCTCACGACTTTATAA
- a CDS encoding RNA polymerase sigma factor, protein MEINEAIKRAQLNDQKAFNFLLDTFWDDVYGFQLKRIHNENDAEDVTIQTFSKAFDKIHTYKNEYKFKTWLITISKNIHIDFLRKEKNSISQILSKEDSNAYQVLDESPSPEDELITEQNLAKLLRDIKKLKPHYQEMINLRYFQELSYKEISKELNEPINNVKVKLLRAKKLLADIITKSL, encoded by the coding sequence TTGGAAATAAACGAAGCCATTAAGCGTGCCCAACTAAATGATCAAAAAGCATTTAATTTTTTATTAGATACTTTTTGGGATGATGTTTATGGGTTTCAATTAAAACGTATTCATAATGAAAATGACGCAGAAGATGTTACTATTCAAACTTTTTCAAAGGCTTTTGATAAAATTCACACGTATAAAAACGAATACAAATTCAAAACCTGGCTAATTACTATTTCAAAAAATATTCATATTGATTTTCTTAGGAAAGAAAAAAACTCTATTTCACAAATTCTTTCTAAAGAAGATAGTAACGCATATCAGGTATTAGACGAATCTCCTTCTCCTGAAGACGAATTAATCACTGAACAAAATTTAGCCAAATTACTTCGTGATATAAAAAAACTAAAGCCTCACTATCAAGAAATGATTAATTTAAGATATTTTCAAGAATTGAGCTACAAAGAAATTTCAAAAGAATTAAACGAGCCCATCAATAATGTAAAAGTTAAACTATTGCGTGCAAAAAAATTATTGGCGGATATCATTACAAAATCATTGTGA
- a CDS encoding glycosyltransferase produces MTFLDFVYYTFIFVVFFQVLLYIFFYGRFAFLKQNKESQKSIPISVIICAKNEAKNLTRFLPSIIEQDYSNFEIVLINDASNDDTLQVMEAFASKQDNIKIVNVKNNEAFWGNKKYALTLGIKAAKNDYFLFTDADCKPVSNQWISEMSSHFNSKKAIVLGYGKYAKTDKSFLNKLIRFETVITAVQYFTFTKFGLPYMGVGRNLAYKKDTFFKANGFINHIKIRSGDDDLFINQVATKDNTTICISENSFTESVPKTTFNQWITQKRRHISTANHYKKTHKFLLALLYTFQFLFWSLALILLLAKYQWIVVFSLLLVKIIVQYIIIGLSAKKLGEKDFLFLIPFLELFLIATHLIIFIKNCISKPNHWK; encoded by the coding sequence ATGACATTTCTTGATTTTGTTTACTACACATTTATTTTTGTAGTTTTTTTTCAAGTTTTACTTTATATCTTCTTTTATGGAAGATTTGCTTTTTTAAAACAAAACAAAGAATCTCAAAAAAGCATTCCCATTTCTGTTATAATTTGCGCAAAAAATGAAGCTAAAAACTTAACAAGGTTTCTGCCTTCTATTATTGAACAAGATTATTCAAATTTTGAAATAGTTCTTATTAATGATGCTTCAAATGATGACACCCTACAAGTCATGGAAGCTTTTGCAAGTAAACAAGACAACATAAAAATTGTTAATGTTAAAAACAATGAAGCCTTTTGGGGTAATAAAAAATACGCTCTAACCTTAGGCATAAAAGCGGCGAAAAACGATTATTTTTTATTCACGGATGCAGATTGCAAGCCTGTTTCTAATCAATGGATTTCAGAAATGTCATCTCATTTTAACTCCAAAAAAGCTATAGTATTAGGATATGGGAAATATGCTAAAACCGACAAATCATTTTTAAACAAACTCATCCGCTTTGAAACTGTTATAACAGCTGTTCAATACTTTACTTTTACCAAATTTGGATTACCATATATGGGTGTTGGCAGAAATTTAGCCTATAAAAAAGATACCTTTTTTAAAGCTAATGGCTTTATTAACCACATAAAAATACGTTCAGGCGACGATGATTTATTTATAAATCAGGTAGCAACTAAGGACAATACTACTATATGTATATCAGAAAACAGTTTTACAGAATCCGTTCCTAAAACAACTTTTAACCAGTGGATAACACAAAAACGTCGCCACATTTCTACCGCTAATCATTACAAGAAAACACATAAATTTTTATTAGCACTACTCTACACATTTCAATTTCTTTTTTGGAGTTTAGCCTTGATACTATTATTAGCAAAATATCAGTGGATTGTTGTATTTTCTTTATTATTAGTAAAAATAATTGTTCAATATATTATAATAGGTCTTTCAGCAAAGAAACTTGGTGAAAAAGACTTCCTATTTTTAATTCCCTTTTTAGAATTATTTTTAATTGCCACACATTTGATTATATTTATAAAGAATTGTATTTCAAAACCCAATCATTGGAAATAA
- a CDS encoding cbb3-type cytochrome oxidase assembly protein, translating to MKLFLITIALLSLGIIGIAIKIWAKKDGKFAGTCASQNPMLNKEGEACGFCGKTPDQYKDCNEPQHS from the coding sequence ATGAAACTTTTTTTAATCACAATCGCTTTATTAAGCTTAGGCATCATAGGAATTGCAATAAAAATTTGGGCAAAAAAAGACGGTAAATTTGCAGGTACTTGCGCTAGCCAAAACCCGATGCTTAACAAAGAAGGTGAAGCATGTGGTTTTTGCGGAAAAACTCCAGATCAATATAAGGATTGTAATGAACCTCAGCACTCTTAA
- the aqpZ gene encoding aquaporin Z, whose translation MKKLFAEFFGTFWLVFGGCGSAVFAAAYPSLGIGFAGVALAFGLTVLTMAYAVGHISGGHFNPAVSFGLWAGGKFEAKDLLGYVIAQLVGATTAAGILYLIVSGKSDFVDIGGFAANGYGELSPDGYSMTSALIAEFVLTAFFLLIILGSTNARAPKGFAPIAIGLGLTLIHLISIPITNTSVNPARSTSQAVFAGVEYTAQLWLFWIAPIAGAIVAGFTHKALFDRE comes from the coding sequence ATGAAAAAACTATTTGCGGAATTTTTTGGGACTTTTTGGCTTGTTTTTGGAGGCTGTGGGAGTGCGGTTTTTGCGGCAGCTTATCCAAGTTTAGGTATTGGATTTGCTGGAGTTGCTTTGGCTTTTGGTCTTACGGTATTAACAATGGCATATGCTGTGGGACACATTTCTGGAGGACATTTTAATCCAGCAGTTTCTTTTGGACTTTGGGCTGGAGGGAAATTTGAGGCTAAAGATTTATTAGGATATGTAATAGCACAATTAGTAGGTGCTACTACAGCGGCAGGCATATTATACTTGATTGTGTCTGGAAAATCAGATTTTGTTGATATTGGAGGTTTTGCAGCCAATGGTTATGGTGAATTATCTCCAGATGGATATTCTATGACATCTGCATTAATAGCAGAGTTTGTTTTAACAGCCTTCTTTTTATTAATTATTTTAGGAAGTACCAATGCGAGGGCCCCTAAAGGGTTTGCCCCAATAGCAATTGGTTTAGGCTTAACATTGATTCACTTAATAAGTATTCCTATTACTAATACCTCAGTAAATCCAGCGCGCTCTACAAGTCAAGCTGTATTTGCCGGAGTAGAGTATACTGCCCAACTTTGGTTATTCTGGATAGCTCCTATAGCAGGAGCTATTGTTGCAGGCTTTACCCATAAAGCACTTTTTGATAGGGAATAG
- a CDS encoding anti-sigma factor translates to MNAKITTFLNSDLLEKYLVGQTTSDESEMVETYISKYPEVQNAYNTLQFNLEVVAKSNAVEPPKHILNNILEELDDSPPVVNIHSQKNRKIWYKLSIAASFATLFFAVSSVIFYTQNQKLSEENQVVVDEIFDLRSDIAKNNEMLDSVMRQLLKLNNPETEKYIINGNERAKDLKTIAYINPKEKTSMIDVVSLPQLPEEQCYQIWAELQGKMVSLGVLSEADRKLKTIPYTEHAKGLNITIEPKGGNTIASLQNSVAEINLQ, encoded by the coding sequence ATGAATGCAAAAATAACTACTTTTTTAAATTCTGACCTATTAGAAAAATATCTAGTAGGCCAAACTACTTCTGATGAATCAGAAATGGTGGAAACTTACATTTCAAAATACCCAGAGGTACAAAACGCATACAACACATTACAATTCAACTTAGAAGTAGTTGCTAAAAGTAATGCTGTTGAACCTCCTAAACATATATTAAACAATATTTTAGAGGAACTTGATGATAGCCCTCCAGTTGTAAATATACATTCACAAAAAAATCGTAAAATTTGGTACAAGCTAAGTATTGCTGCCAGTTTTGCAACACTCTTTTTTGCTGTGTCGTCTGTAATATTTTACACTCAAAACCAGAAACTTTCTGAAGAAAACCAAGTTGTTGTTGATGAAATTTTTGATTTACGAAGTGATATTGCTAAAAATAATGAAATGCTTGACAGTGTAATGCGTCAACTTTTAAAGCTTAACAATCCTGAAACTGAAAAATATATTATCAATGGAAATGAACGTGCTAAAGACTTAAAAACAATAGCTTATATCAATCCTAAAGAAAAAACTTCAATGATTGATGTGGTATCACTTCCACAATTACCAGAAGAACAATGTTATCAAATTTGGGCAGAACTTCAAGGTAAAATGGTCAGTTTAGGTGTTTTAAGTGAAGCAGATAGAAAGCTTAAAACCATTCCTTATACAGAACACGCTAAAGGGTTAAATATAACTATTGAACCCAAAGGTGGTAATACGATTGCTTCCTTACAAAACTCAGTAGCAGAAATCAATTTACAATAA
- a CDS encoding RNA polymerase sigma factor, which translates to MISATEREIVSLLKKNDKKAISLLYDYYSDALYGVISKIITDEDLAQDVLQESFVKIWKNSKKYDASKARLFTWIYRIAYNSAIDKVRSIKNKSGNEVQIETSSVYKITSNELNQDVLDIKKHLKSLDEKYQIVLNALFFEGMTQQEASDELDIPLGTIKSRLKIGLRELRKIYHP; encoded by the coding sequence GTGATTTCAGCCACAGAAAGAGAAATAGTAAGTTTACTGAAAAAAAACGATAAAAAGGCTATTTCATTATTATATGATTATTATTCTGATGCGCTTTATGGTGTTATTTCAAAAATTATTACAGATGAAGACCTAGCTCAAGATGTATTACAAGAAAGTTTTGTTAAAATCTGGAAAAATTCAAAAAAATACGATGCTTCAAAAGCACGATTATTTACATGGATATATCGAATTGCTTATAACTCGGCTATTGACAAAGTACGCTCAATAAAAAATAAAAGTGGTAACGAAGTCCAAATTGAAACATCTTCCGTATATAAAATAACATCAAACGAACTAAATCAAGATGTTTTAGATATTAAAAAACATTTAAAAAGTTTAGATGAAAAATATCAAATAGTACTTAATGCCCTCTTTTTTGAAGGCATGACACAACAAGAAGCTAGTGATGAATTAGATATTCCATTAGGCACTATAAAATCAAGATTAAAGATTGGATTACGTGAATTAAGAAAAATTTATCACCCTTAA
- the murB gene encoding UDP-N-acetylmuramate dehydrogenase has protein sequence MQIKQNISLKPYNTFGIDATAKYFVEVKNLNELKNVLELPEYPDKLILGGGSNMLLTQDQNKLVIHNNLKGIQIISENNNSVVVKASAGENWHTFVMWCLERDFGGLENLSLIPGNVGTAPIQNIGAYGVELKDSFVSCEAISLIDKKFHTFTNSDCNFGYRHSIFKLQSKNKYIITSVTFKLTKQQHKLHINYGSITTELENMQVTKPTIQDVSKAVINIRESKLPDPKNIGNSGSFFKNPIISKTQYNKLLENFNDLPSYPVSEDTIKIPAGWLIEKAGFKGKRFGDYGVHKNQALVLVNYGNAQGSDILKLSKLIQKTIKRLFNITIEAEVNIL, from the coding sequence GTGCAAATAAAACAAAACATATCACTAAAGCCTTATAATACTTTTGGTATTGATGCTACTGCAAAATATTTTGTAGAAGTAAAAAACTTAAATGAATTAAAGAACGTTTTAGAGCTCCCTGAGTATCCTGATAAACTTATTTTAGGAGGTGGCAGCAATATGCTACTAACACAGGATCAAAATAAACTGGTAATTCATAACAATTTAAAGGGTATTCAGATTATTTCTGAAAATAACAATAGTGTTGTAGTTAAAGCAAGCGCTGGCGAAAATTGGCATACTTTTGTAATGTGGTGCTTAGAACGTGATTTTGGGGGTTTAGAAAACTTATCTCTCATACCAGGAAATGTAGGTACAGCTCCTATTCAAAATATTGGTGCTTACGGAGTTGAACTAAAAGACTCATTTGTTTCATGCGAAGCTATTTCATTAATAGACAAAAAGTTTCACACCTTTACTAATTCAGATTGCAATTTTGGGTATAGACATTCCATTTTTAAACTACAAAGCAAAAATAAATACATTATCACAAGTGTTACTTTTAAACTTACAAAACAACAACACAAGCTTCATATTAATTATGGTAGTATAACCACCGAGCTTGAAAACATGCAGGTTACAAAACCAACCATACAAGACGTTTCAAAAGCTGTGATAAACATTAGAGAAAGTAAATTACCTGACCCAAAAAATATTGGTAACAGTGGGAGCTTTTTTAAAAATCCTATTATATCAAAAACTCAATACAATAAATTGCTTGAAAATTTCAATGATCTTCCTAGCTATCCTGTTTCTGAGGACACTATTAAAATCCCTGCAGGGTGGCTAATTGAAAAAGCAGGTTTTAAAGGAAAACGTTTTGGCGATTATGGAGTCCACAAAAATCAAGCCTTGGTATTGGTTAATTATGGGAATGCTCAAGGGTCAGATATTTTAAAACTTTCAAAACTCATTCAAAAAACTATAAAAAGATTATTCAATATAACCATTGAAGCAGAAGTAAATATCTTATAA
- a CDS encoding pyridoxal phosphate-dependent aminotransferase, translating to MPTVSKKGEQMPQSPIRKLVPFAEQAAKNGKNIYYLNIGQPDIKTPEVALKAVKENNVEILSYSKSEGSEIYRQKITNYFKDHDIHVNAKDIVVTTGASEALLFVFGSIMDPDDEVIISEPFYANYIAFSTASGINVVPIVSKIEDNFALPSVEAFEKLITPKTKAILICNPGNPTGNLYSKEEIQKLTAIVKKHDLFLIADEVYREFVYDGETHYSIMQEKELEQHAIMIDSVSKRYSMCGARIGCLVSKNESVIQTAIKFAQARLSPPTYAQIASEAALDTPRSYFDNIINEYIERRDTVITELQKIEGIKVSKPKGAFYCVAELPIKNSDHFAQWLLEHFDVNGETVMVAPAGGFYSTPGYGLNQIRIAYVLNKKSLIKAVNIIKEALKVYKD from the coding sequence ATGCCAACTGTATCAAAAAAAGGGGAACAAATGCCCCAATCACCTATACGTAAATTAGTTCCATTTGCAGAACAAGCTGCTAAAAATGGCAAAAATATTTACTATTTAAATATTGGGCAACCCGATATTAAAACCCCCGAAGTAGCCCTAAAAGCTGTTAAGGAAAATAATGTTGAAATTTTATCATATTCAAAATCGGAAGGGTCTGAAATATATAGACAAAAAATAACAAATTATTTTAAAGACCATGATATACATGTTAACGCCAAAGACATTGTAGTAACCACAGGCGCCAGCGAAGCCCTACTTTTTGTTTTTGGAAGTATCATGGATCCTGATGATGAAGTTATTATATCTGAGCCCTTTTACGCTAACTATATTGCATTTTCTACTGCATCAGGAATCAATGTAGTACCCATAGTTTCTAAAATTGAAGATAATTTTGCTTTGCCTTCTGTTGAAGCATTTGAGAAATTGATTACCCCAAAAACAAAAGCTATATTAATTTGCAACCCTGGAAATCCTACGGGAAATTTATATTCCAAAGAAGAAATTCAAAAATTAACAGCTATTGTTAAAAAACATGATTTGTTTTTAATTGCAGATGAAGTTTATCGTGAATTTGTTTATGATGGCGAAACTCACTATTCTATCATGCAGGAAAAAGAACTTGAGCAGCATGCTATAATGATAGATTCTGTTTCTAAACGATATAGCATGTGCGGAGCCAGAATTGGTTGTTTGGTTTCCAAAAACGAAAGTGTTATTCAAACCGCAATAAAATTTGCTCAAGCACGTTTAAGTCCTCCAACTTATGCTCAAATTGCTAGTGAAGCAGCGCTCGATACACCTAGAAGTTATTTTGACAATATAATCAATGAGTATATTGAAAGACGAGATACAGTGATTACTGAATTACAAAAAATAGAAGGCATTAAAGTTTCCAAACCTAAAGGTGCTTTTTATTGTGTTGCTGAATTACCTATAAAAAATTCTGATCATTTTGCACAATGGTTATTAGAGCATTTTGACGTAAATGGCGAAACGGTTATGGTGGCTCCTGCTGGTGGTTTTTACTCTACTCCTGGCTATGGGCTAAATCAAATAAGAATAGCCTATGTATTAAATAAAAAAAGCTTGATAAAAGCTGTTAATATTATAAAAGAAGCTTTAAAAGTTTATAAAGATTAG
- a CDS encoding DUF1573 domain-containing protein has translation MKQLITILFIGLISLSINAQDKVAKIEFKSDTVDYGTIEKGADGVRVFEFTNTGNAPLIISKVTSSCGCTIPKKPEAPILPGKTGEIEVKYDTNRVNPIRKTITVISNAETPTVALKIKGLVVDSSKESVLEKKDKSIVQQ, from the coding sequence ATGAAACAATTAATTACAATTTTATTCATTGGTTTAATTAGTTTATCAATTAATGCCCAAGACAAAGTCGCAAAAATCGAATTTAAATCAGATACCGTAGATTATGGTACTATAGAAAAAGGTGCTGATGGTGTACGCGTTTTTGAATTTACAAATACAGGCAATGCTCCACTTATCATTTCCAAAGTAACTTCTAGTTGTGGTTGCACCATTCCTAAAAAACCAGAAGCTCCTATTCTACCTGGAAAAACTGGAGAAATTGAAGTTAAATATGATACTAATAGAGTAAATCCTATCAGAAAAACTATTACTGTTATTTCCAATGCAGAAACTCCAACTGTAGCTTTAAAAATTAAAGGACTGGTTGTTGACTCTAGTAAAGAAAGCGTACTTGAAAAAAAAGATAAAAGTATCGTACAGCAATAA